The following are encoded together in the Apus apus isolate bApuApu2 chromosome 7, bApuApu2.pri.cur, whole genome shotgun sequence genome:
- the GPR52 gene encoding G-protein coupled receptor 52 produces the protein MNQSRWIEWRTLNMSSSVMNISEHLSCPLGFGHYNAVDICILETVVIVLLTFLIIAGNLTVIFVFHCAPLLHHYTTSYFIQTMAYADLFVGVSCLVPTLSLLHYSTGVHESLTCQVFGYIISVLKSVSMACLACISVDRYLAITKPLSYNQLVTPCRLRICISLIWIYSCLIFLPSFFGWGKPGYHGDIFEWCATSWLTNAYFTGFIVCLLYAPAAFVICFTYFHIFKICRQHTKEINDRRARFPSHEVDAAGETGHSPDRRYAMVLFRITSVFYVLWLPYIIYFLLESSRVLENPALSFLTTWLAISNSFCNCVIYSLSNSVFRLGLRRLSETICSSCTCLKDRDVRDPKPRKRANSCSI, from the coding sequence ATGAACCAGTCCCGATGGATTGAATGGAGGACTCTGAATATGAGCAGTAGTGTTATGAACATATCTGAGCATCTCTCCTGCCCTCTTGGATTTGGTCACTACAATGCAGTTGACATCTGTATCCTTGAGACAGTTGTTATTGTCTtgctaacatttttaattattgcGGGTAACTTAACTGTGATATTTGTTTTCCACTGTGCTCCACTTCTGCATCATTATACCACCAGCTATTTCATTCAGACCATGGCCTATGCTGATCTTTTTGTTGGAGTTAGCTGCTTGGTCCCTACTTTGTCACTGCTCCACTACTCGACAGGTGTCCACGAGTCCTTGACTTGTCAAGTTTTTGGATATATCATCTCAGTGCTGAAAAGCGTGTCCATGGCATGTCTCGCTTGCATCAGCGTGGATCGCTATCTCGCTATCACAAAGCCTCTCTCCTATAACCAACTGGTCACACCTTGCCGCTTGAGAATCTGCATCAGTTTGATCTGGATCTACTCTTGCCTGATcttcttgccttcttttttcGGTTGGGGAAAACCTGGTTACCATGGAGATATTTTTGAATGGTGTGCTACCTCCTGGCTAACTAATGCCTATTTCACTGGCTTTATCGTGTGCTTACTTtatgctcctgctgcctttgttATATGTTTCACCTATTTCCACATCTTTAAAATCTGCCGGCAGCACACCAAAGAGATCAACGACCGGAGAGCTCGATTTCCCAGCCACGAAGTGGATGCTGCTGGGGAGACTGGGCACAGCCCTGACCGCCGCTATGCCATGGTCTTGTTTCGGATAACCAGTGTGTTCTACGTGCTCTGGCTCCCCTATATCATCTACTTCCTGCTGGAGAGCTCTAGGGTGTTGGAAAACCCAGCGCTTTCCTTCTTAACGACGTGGCTTGCTATAAGCAATAGTTTCTGCAACTGTGTGATTTATAGCCTCTCCAACAGCGTTTTCAGGCTGGGACTGCGGAGACTGTCAGAGACAATATGTTCATCTTGTACGTGTTTAAAAGACAGGGATGTACGGGACCCTAAACCCAGAAAACGGGCTAATTCCTGCTCCATTTAA